A genomic stretch from Candidatus Methanomassiliicoccus intestinalis Issoire-Mx1 includes:
- the pdxS gene encoding pyridoxal 5'-phosphate synthase lyase subunit PdxS, giving the protein MAKLRYGTDLIKRGFAKMQQGGVIMDVTNAEQAAIAEEAGAVAVMALERVPADIRAQGGVARMSDPLMIEEIIDAVSIPVMAKCRIGHFVEAQVLESLGVDMIDESEVLTPADPFYHVEKKKFTVPFVCGARDLGEALRRIDEGAAMIRTKGEAGTGNVIEAVRHQKVIMGKVRELQNKDEMELRAVAREIQASYELVKEVAQLQRMPVINFAAGGIATPADAALMMQLGSDGVFVGSGIFKSDNPAKRAKAIVEAVTHFDDPKIIAEVSKGLGDAMKGIEISTIAQEERLQERGW; this is encoded by the coding sequence ATGGCCAAGCTTCGTTATGGAACCGACCTCATAAAAAGAGGATTCGCAAAGATGCAGCAGGGTGGAGTTATCATGGATGTAACTAACGCTGAGCAGGCTGCAATCGCTGAAGAAGCTGGTGCTGTTGCCGTAATGGCCCTTGAAAGAGTTCCTGCTGACATCAGAGCTCAAGGTGGAGTCGCAAGGATGTCAGATCCTCTCATGATTGAGGAAATCATAGATGCCGTTTCTATACCAGTAATGGCCAAATGCAGAATAGGACACTTTGTAGAAGCACAGGTCCTGGAATCTCTCGGTGTAGATATGATTGATGAATCCGAAGTCCTTACTCCGGCAGATCCATTCTATCATGTTGAGAAGAAAAAATTCACCGTTCCGTTTGTATGCGGCGCCCGTGATCTTGGAGAAGCTCTCCGCCGTATTGACGAGGGAGCTGCAATGATTAGAACAAAGGGAGAAGCGGGAACAGGAAACGTCATTGAAGCTGTCCGTCATCAGAAAGTGATCATGGGAAAAGTCCGTGAACTTCAGAATAAAGATGAGATGGAGCTCCGTGCTGTAGCCAGGGAAATCCAGGCTTCATATGAACTTGTTAAAGAAGTAGCGCAGCTTCAGAGAATGCCAGTCATCAACTTCGCCGCCGGCGGAATCGCTACTCCTGCAGATGCTGCCCTTATGATGCAGCTCGGCTCTGATGGAGTGTTTGTAGGTTCTGGAATCTTTAAGTCTGACAATCCTGCTAAGAGAGCAAAAGCAATTGTTGAGGCTGTAACTCACTTCGATGATCCTAAGATCATAGCTGAAGTTTCAAAAGGCCTCGGAGATGCTATGAAAGGCATTGAGATTTCAACAATTGCCCAGGAAGAAAGGCTTCAGGAAAGAGGCTGGTAA
- a CDS encoding formate--phosphoribosylaminoimidazolecarboxamide ligase → MVPKNRIQEILSEYDPEEITIATLCSHTALQIFHGAKKEGFKTLGLAVNQNTKFYDAFPLAKPDEILRFNSYDEFITKSKELTDRNVIIIPHGSFVEYMGTKRFEQMEVPTFGSRQVLKWEESRDSQREWLESAGISMPKRIADAKDISEPVLVKYNGAKGGRGFFIAKDFMEFKMGIDLSEESYTIQEYVLGTRYYLHYFYSPIKQSGYRVGNGSLELMSMDRRDESNIDELYKLGSTEELKKHGMFPSLVVTGNIPVVIRESLLAKVFEMGESVINRSYELFGGLIGPFCLESIVTDHLDFKVFEISCRIVAGTNPFTSGSSYSDMTEPGMSTGRRIAREIKDAIAAGKLSEVVS, encoded by the coding sequence ATGGTTCCTAAGAACAGAATTCAAGAAATTCTCAGCGAATATGATCCTGAAGAGATCACTATCGCTACTTTATGCTCACATACTGCTTTACAAATTTTTCACGGTGCAAAGAAGGAAGGCTTCAAGACTCTGGGTTTGGCTGTGAACCAGAATACAAAGTTTTATGATGCTTTTCCGCTTGCCAAACCGGATGAGATTCTTAGATTCAACAGTTATGATGAATTCATAACAAAATCAAAAGAACTCACTGACAGAAATGTAATCATCATCCCTCACGGATCATTTGTGGAATACATGGGCACAAAGCGCTTTGAGCAGATGGAGGTACCTACTTTCGGCAGCAGGCAAGTGCTCAAGTGGGAAGAGAGCCGCGACAGCCAGCGTGAGTGGCTGGAGAGTGCGGGAATTTCCATGCCTAAAAGGATTGCAGATGCCAAAGATATCTCGGAACCTGTGCTTGTTAAATACAACGGCGCGAAAGGCGGCCGCGGATTCTTCATCGCCAAAGACTTCATGGAATTCAAGATGGGAATTGATCTGAGTGAAGAATCATATACAATTCAAGAGTACGTTCTCGGTACGAGATACTACCTCCATTACTTCTATTCGCCAATAAAGCAGAGTGGATACAGAGTCGGCAACGGATCTCTCGAATTGATGTCGATGGACCGCAGAGATGAAAGCAACATCGATGAGCTGTATAAACTGGGATCAACCGAAGAACTGAAAAAACACGGTATGTTCCCGTCACTGGTAGTCACAGGAAATATTCCTGTAGTTATCAGAGAAAGTCTTCTTGCTAAAGTATTCGAGATGGGCGAGAGCGTCATCAACAGGAGTTACGAGCTTTTCGGAGGATTGATCGGCCCGTTCTGTCTGGAATCTATTGTCACAGATCACCTGGACTTCAAAGTCTTTGAAATCTCCTGCCGTATTGTAGCAGGTACCAATCCTTTCACCAGCGGATCTTCTTATTCTGATATGACCGAGCCGGGCATGAGCACCGGGCGCAGAATAGCCAGAGAGATCAAAGACGCCATCGCTGCCGGAAAGCTCAGCGAAGTGGTGTCTTGA
- a CDS encoding ribosome biogenesis protein, with the protein MKLTIVFADAEIEKAPEDGEIPLLDAYFYPDVEGRRGRPDIVHNALTILRSSLLWNHIDVAVCTEHGEIIIPEKNTFVQNYLDFMSQVSSLLSGGESEGYKLTRMNFSDFIQSLHADKIVALSPDGDKISLRNEILTDGHTVLIIGAFSDGDYSSPVYELCDSSVSIDDRILTVPEVIMSVLHELNF; encoded by the coding sequence TTGAAACTGACAATTGTCTTCGCAGACGCAGAAATAGAAAAAGCTCCGGAAGACGGGGAAATCCCTCTTCTGGATGCTTATTTCTACCCGGACGTTGAAGGCAGGCGCGGAAGACCTGACATTGTGCATAATGCTCTGACGATCCTACGGAGCTCGCTGTTATGGAACCATATTGATGTGGCAGTGTGCACAGAGCATGGGGAAATAATAATTCCTGAGAAGAATACATTTGTTCAGAATTATCTTGATTTTATGTCTCAGGTGTCTTCTCTTCTATCTGGCGGAGAATCAGAGGGATACAAGCTGACCAGAATGAATTTCTCTGATTTCATTCAGTCTCTGCATGCTGATAAAATCGTAGCATTGTCTCCCGATGGCGACAAAATTTCTCTGAGAAATGAAATTCTGACTGACGGTCATACCGTTCTGATAATCGGAGCTTTTTCAGATGGAGATTATTCCAGTCCAGTTTATGAACTCTGTGACTCTTCAGTTTCCATCGATGACCGTATCCTGACGGTACCGGAAGTCATCATGTCTGTTTTGCATGAATTGAATTTTTGA
- a CDS encoding replication factor A, which yields MMTKEEIAPHVLEIVRVLDGKLTEEKIENDLSTYLNTYRMSLEASKRHIVRKYGGDPNKLTKGIRRMVSTLGTSEQTVDILVKVISANEREIKQNDDTMKTIIYGVVADETGSIQYTLWEKDKCEMTPGEVYLIRHAYTKEWSGQPKLNIGVRAVIEKQNKDSVNLPDGTVPEPKQVSSQPINAQIGDLKENMIGLKITGRVLSIRPREVEANGETKTVFSGILADETGKIDFSAWYDFKLQENEVVTIAGAYTRGWKGIPQLTFGEKASVTRPEIDFPDRDSLDKGTRCTVEDIERRGGSADTVIIGSIVDIKQGSGILFRCPECHRPVMKGICQTHGQVTPTPDLRIKAILDDGTGSMMIVLGKELTEKLTGITLADALEEGKTIMDFDFLGPRFEKKLLAQPIEVRGRVTSDEYGLTMTVHDVSPVNLDIAKEAEDLISKVEGF from the coding sequence ATGATGACGAAAGAAGAAATTGCACCTCATGTTTTAGAAATCGTAAGGGTGCTGGACGGAAAACTTACAGAAGAGAAGATAGAGAATGACCTTAGCACATATTTGAACACATACAGAATGTCTCTGGAAGCTTCAAAGAGACACATTGTGAGGAAATATGGCGGAGACCCCAACAAACTCACTAAAGGCATCAGAAGAATGGTTTCAACCCTAGGCACAAGCGAGCAGACTGTGGATATTCTTGTCAAAGTGATTTCAGCAAATGAAAGGGAAATCAAACAGAACGATGACACGATGAAGACGATTATATACGGCGTGGTCGCAGATGAAACCGGCAGTATACAATACACACTCTGGGAAAAAGACAAATGTGAAATGACTCCCGGAGAAGTTTACCTTATCAGGCATGCATACACCAAAGAATGGAGCGGGCAGCCTAAACTCAATATCGGTGTCAGAGCTGTAATTGAAAAGCAGAACAAAGATTCTGTCAACCTCCCGGACGGGACTGTGCCGGAACCTAAACAGGTAAGCTCCCAGCCGATCAATGCCCAGATTGGAGATCTGAAAGAAAACATGATCGGGCTGAAGATTACAGGAAGAGTTTTATCAATAAGACCAAGAGAGGTTGAAGCCAACGGAGAGACAAAAACTGTATTCTCAGGAATTCTGGCTGATGAAACAGGAAAAATCGACTTTTCCGCATGGTATGATTTTAAACTGCAGGAGAATGAAGTTGTCACTATTGCAGGAGCATATACCAGAGGATGGAAAGGGATTCCTCAGCTGACTTTTGGAGAAAAGGCCTCAGTTACACGCCCGGAAATTGATTTCCCCGACAGAGATTCTCTGGACAAAGGAACGCGGTGCACTGTTGAAGATATAGAAAGAAGAGGCGGCTCTGCTGATACTGTCATTATTGGAAGCATTGTTGACATTAAACAGGGATCGGGAATATTGTTCAGATGCCCTGAATGCCACCGTCCGGTTATGAAAGGCATATGCCAGACACACGGACAGGTTACGCCTACACCAGACTTAAGGATAAAAGCGATTCTGGATGACGGCACCGGCTCGATGATGATCGTTTTAGGAAAAGAGCTTACTGAAAAGCTCACCGGAATTACTTTGGCAGATGCACTCGAAGAAGGAAAAACCATCATGGACTTTGATTTCCTGGGCCCGAGATTTGAGAAGAAGCTTCTGGCTCAGCCCATAGAGGTCAGAGGAAGAGTAACTTCTGATGAGTACGGACTTACCATGACCGTTCATGATGTCAGCCCTGTGAATCTGGACATTGCCAAAGAAGCTGAAGATCTCATTTCAAAAGTGGAGGGATTCTAA